The Methanolacinia petrolearia DSM 11571 genome has a segment encoding these proteins:
- the cofE gene encoding coenzyme F420-0:L-glutamate ligase has translation MGSSFQVFGIKTKILIPGDDMAEIIIDESSQAGGILDGDIIAIAESGLATTEDAIVRLSDVTPSEKAYEYERMYKIDARLAEIVISESDSIAGGIPGFLLSLKSGTLLPNAGVDGSNAPPGCVVTLPKDPDESAKRIHDKILEKTGKETGVLVIDSRTHAMRLGCSGVAIGCYGVSAITDERGKKDLFGHELEVTRLAVGDNLASAAELVMGESDECTPVAIIRGLSKYISKGSSGVGSIEPSECLFMGVAMNSNPALIDRDRKTE, from the coding sequence ATGGGCAGTTCTTTTCAGGTTTTTGGTATAAAAACGAAGATATTGATCCCCGGCGACGATATGGCCGAAATAATAATCGATGAATCCAGCCAGGCCGGAGGCATCTTAGACGGAGATATTATTGCCATTGCCGAGAGCGGGCTTGCAACGACGGAAGATGCAATAGTCAGGCTTTCAGATGTGACCCCCTCAGAAAAGGCGTACGAATATGAACGGATGTATAAGATCGATGCAAGGCTCGCCGAGATCGTAATCTCAGAAAGCGACAGCATCGCGGGCGGTATCCCCGGGTTCCTGTTAAGCCTTAAAAGCGGGACTCTTCTTCCTAATGCAGGCGTCGACGGTTCGAACGCACCGCCGGGCTGCGTGGTAACCCTCCCGAAAGATCCGGATGAAAGTGCAAAGAGAATCCATGATAAGATCCTGGAAAAGACCGGAAAAGAGACCGGAGTTCTGGTAATAGATTCAAGGACGCACGCAATGCGCCTTGGGTGCTCCGGAGTCGCAATAGGCTGCTACGGTGTCTCAGCAATTACAGATGAAAGAGGAAAAAAGGATCTCTTCGGGCACGAACTTGAAGTAACGAGACTTGCAGTCGGCGACAACCTTGCGTCAGCCGCTGAACTGGTAATGGGAGAATCAGACGAGTGCACTCCTGTTGCGATAATAAGGGGCCTTTCCAAATATATCTCAAAAGGAAGCTCCGGTGTCGGTTCGATCGAACCTTCAGAGTGCCTCTTCATGGGAGTCGCGATGAACTCCAACCCTGCCCTTATTGACAGAGATCGTAAAACCGAGTGA
- the purQ gene encoding phosphoribosylformylglycinamidine synthase subunit PurQ: MRFAVIRFGGSNCDLDAVHVLQDVCGIDTDPVWYKEGLARKYDAILIPGGFSYGDYLRAGAIATRTPIMKDVIRHADAGGLVIGICNGAQISAESRLVPGVFTINEYPKFICEKAYLKVENNTSPFTSLYEEGEVISIPIAHKEGRYVADDDTLTRLEKENRIAFRFCDSKGNVTPEANPNGAAGNITGILGEKGNVLAMMPHPERASEEILGSTDGKKIFDSMISYIESC; encoded by the coding sequence ATGAGATTTGCCGTAATCAGGTTCGGCGGAAGCAACTGCGACCTGGATGCTGTTCATGTGCTGCAGGATGTATGCGGGATCGATACCGATCCGGTCTGGTATAAGGAAGGCCTTGCCCGCAAATACGATGCGATACTGATCCCAGGCGGCTTCAGCTATGGGGATTATCTCCGTGCAGGGGCGATCGCCACAAGGACCCCGATAATGAAGGACGTGATCAGGCACGCGGATGCGGGCGGACTGGTAATCGGCATATGCAACGGCGCCCAGATCTCCGCCGAGAGCAGGCTGGTCCCGGGTGTTTTTACGATAAACGAGTACCCGAAGTTTATCTGTGAAAAGGCCTATCTGAAAGTGGAGAACAATACGTCGCCTTTTACAAGCCTCTACGAGGAGGGGGAAGTCATCAGCATCCCGATCGCCCACAAGGAAGGGCGGTACGTTGCGGACGATGACACGCTCACAAGGCTCGAGAAGGAGAACAGGATTGCATTCAGGTTCTGCGATTCGAAGGGGAATGTTACTCCTGAAGCAAATCCTAACGGTGCGGCAGGGAATATCACCGGGATTCTCGGGGAGAAGGGAAACGTTCTTGCAATGATGCCTCACCCCGAGAGGGCGTCGGAGGAGATCCTCGGTTCGACTGACGGAAAGAAGATCTTCGATTCGATGATATCCTACATAGAATCCTGTTAG
- the folD gene encoding bifunctional methylenetetrahydrofolate dehydrogenase/methenyltetrahydrofolate cyclohydrolase FolD, with translation MILNGKELSEKRLAIVKSEIEKTDLKPCLATVIVGEDPASQLYVRMKHNACGKVGIRSVGVELPGDSMTEDVINAVEKLNKDPAVHGILVQLPLPRGIDTEKVIESVIPEKDVDGFHPLNNGRLFSGRPDFVPCTPGGIMTILREYEIDPAGKKAVVIGRSVDVGRPMAALLINADATVTVCHSKTQNLAEETSKADILISAIGRARFVGPEMVKKGAVVIDVGTNHDENGKLCGDVDFEKVEPIASAITPVPGGVGPMTIATLMENTLESARRHANL, from the coding sequence ATGATACTGAACGGAAAAGAGCTCTCGGAAAAGAGACTCGCGATCGTAAAATCGGAGATCGAAAAGACGGACCTGAAACCCTGTCTTGCAACCGTGATCGTCGGAGAAGACCCGGCCTCGCAGCTGTACGTCAGGATGAAGCACAACGCCTGCGGAAAAGTCGGCATCAGGTCCGTGGGAGTCGAGCTTCCGGGGGACTCCATGACTGAGGATGTCATAAACGCCGTTGAAAAACTCAACAAAGACCCTGCGGTGCACGGGATACTCGTCCAACTCCCCCTTCCCAGGGGAATCGATACCGAGAAGGTCATCGAATCTGTGATTCCTGAGAAGGACGTGGACGGCTTTCACCCGTTAAACAACGGCAGGCTTTTCAGCGGAAGGCCGGACTTCGTGCCATGCACTCCGGGCGGAATCATGACCATCCTCAGGGAGTACGAGATAGACCCGGCCGGAAAGAAGGCGGTTGTCATAGGAAGATCGGTGGATGTCGGAAGACCTATGGCCGCACTCCTGATCAATGCCGATGCAACGGTCACGGTATGCCATTCGAAGACGCAAAATCTTGCAGAAGAGACTTCAAAGGCCGACATTCTCATATCTGCCATTGGCCGGGCGAGATTCGTCGGGCCTGAGATGGTTAAGAAGGGTGCGGTCGTAATCGACGTAGGCACAAACCATGACGAAAACGGGAAGCTCTGCGGCGACGTGGACTTCGAGAAGGTCGAACCAATCGCTTCGGCAATAACTCCCGTTCCCGGCGGAGTCGGGCCCATGACCATCGCGACGCTCATGGAAAACACTCTGGAATCGGCCAGAAGACATGCGAACCTGTAA
- the glyA gene encoding serine hydroxymethyltransferase, whose amino-acid sequence MSYLSDTDPEIFNLIEKERMRQINGLELIASENVVSKAVLEAVGSIMTNKYAEGYPGKRYYGGCEFHDMVENLARDRLCELFGAEHANVQAVSGSQANQAVYFAFMQHKDLMMSQDLSQGGHLSHGSPVNITGKWYSVSHYGVDSETETLDYAQIADQARKEKPKMIVCGASAYPRIIDFKAFKEIAEEVGAYCMADIAHIAGLVAGGAHPTSVGVVDITTTTTHKTLRGPRGGAIMCGEENAQAIDKSVFPGMQGGPLMHVIAGKAVCFHEALQPSFKEYAKQIVKNSKAMAEVLIEEGLDLVSGGTDNHLILLDLTNLSTNGDHLTGLEAETYLGEAGITVNKNTIPREKLSPFVTSGLRIGTPAVTSRGMKEDEMKQIGHWIARVLKDVCKNKNSKAEISEVKKEVEAFASKYTLYPEVS is encoded by the coding sequence ATGTCCTACCTGTCAGATACAGATCCGGAAATATTCAATCTGATTGAAAAAGAGAGAATGCGTCAGATTAACGGCCTTGAACTGATCGCATCGGAAAATGTTGTAAGCAAAGCCGTTCTGGAAGCCGTAGGCTCGATAATGACAAACAAATATGCCGAAGGATACCCCGGCAAAAGATACTACGGCGGCTGTGAATTCCACGACATGGTCGAGAACCTCGCACGCGACAGGCTGTGCGAACTCTTCGGCGCAGAGCATGCGAACGTCCAGGCTGTTTCGGGAAGCCAGGCGAACCAGGCGGTTTATTTCGCATTCATGCAGCATAAGGATCTCATGATGAGCCAGGACCTCTCGCAGGGCGGACATCTTTCGCACGGCTCACCGGTAAATATTACAGGGAAATGGTACAGCGTATCGCATTACGGCGTGGACTCCGAGACCGAAACGCTCGACTATGCCCAGATTGCTGACCAGGCAAGGAAAGAGAAGCCGAAGATGATCGTCTGCGGTGCAAGTGCCTACCCAAGGATTATCGATTTCAAGGCATTCAAGGAGATCGCGGAAGAAGTTGGTGCATACTGTATGGCCGATATCGCACACATCGCAGGTCTTGTTGCAGGAGGCGCCCACCCTACATCAGTAGGAGTAGTCGATATAACAACAACAACCACGCACAAGACGCTTCGCGGACCGAGAGGAGGTGCGATAATGTGCGGAGAAGAGAACGCACAGGCAATCGACAAGTCCGTATTCCCCGGAATGCAGGGAGGGCCTCTCATGCATGTAATCGCAGGAAAAGCGGTTTGCTTCCACGAGGCTCTTCAGCCTTCATTTAAGGAATATGCAAAGCAGATCGTCAAGAACTCGAAGGCGATGGCCGAAGTCCTCATTGAAGAAGGTCTCGACCTCGTATCCGGCGGAACCGACAACCACCTGATTCTTCTCGACCTGACGAACCTGAGCACAAACGGCGACCACCTCACGGGTCTCGAAGCCGAGACATATCTCGGAGAGGCAGGCATAACGGTAAACAAGAATACAATCCCGAGAGAGAAGCTCAGCCCGTTCGTGACATCCGGCCTTCGTATCGGAACGCCCGCAGTAACGTCACGCGGAATGAAAGAAGACGAGATGAAGCAGATCGGGCACTGGATTGCAAGGGTTCTCAAGGACGTATGCAAGAACAAGAACTCCAAGGCCGAGATCAGCGAGGTTAAGAAGGAAGTGGAAGCCTTCGCCTCAAAATATACGTTATATCCTGAAGTCTCATGA
- the fen gene encoding flap endonuclease-1, with product MGVAIRDLISDYKTSVDWADLRGTAAVDGNNALYQFLTTIRQPDGTPLMDREGRVTSHLSGIFFRITTFLENNIKPVFIFDGAPPEFKSETLEQRRERKAVAETAYRQAVEVGDTVSAFRHARAATRVDETIIAGTKELLGYMGIPCIDAMSEGEAQAAYMAMNGDVRYSISQDYDSLLFGAPRLVRNLTVSRKRKVRGRVITVNPEEILLSDLLDGKGITREELIEIGILVGTDFNSGVKGVGAKTALKIVKSGKFYETFEENEPEFDPAPVKEFFLNPPVSKGYSLSWSHVDREGVVSYLCGRHDFSEDRVNSVLERIGVKSGQKTLDSWF from the coding sequence ATGGGCGTAGCAATAAGGGATCTGATCTCCGACTATAAAACTTCCGTAGACTGGGCCGACCTCCGGGGAACCGCGGCAGTCGACGGAAATAATGCATTGTACCAGTTTCTGACAACAATAAGACAGCCCGACGGGACTCCGCTCATGGACCGGGAAGGTCGGGTAACTTCGCACCTGTCCGGGATTTTTTTTCGAATAACCACCTTCCTTGAGAACAATATAAAACCGGTTTTCATCTTTGACGGTGCACCTCCAGAGTTTAAATCGGAGACTCTCGAACAGCGCAGGGAGAGAAAAGCGGTGGCCGAAACGGCCTACAGGCAGGCTGTCGAGGTAGGGGATACGGTATCCGCCTTCCGTCATGCAAGGGCTGCGACAAGAGTCGACGAGACAATAATTGCAGGAACGAAGGAGCTTTTGGGATATATGGGAATTCCCTGTATAGACGCCATGAGCGAGGGGGAGGCACAAGCGGCGTACATGGCCATGAACGGGGATGTGAGGTACTCTATATCCCAGGACTACGACTCTCTCCTCTTCGGGGCCCCGAGGCTTGTCAGGAACCTGACCGTAAGCCGGAAGAGAAAGGTCAGGGGGAGGGTGATCACAGTCAATCCCGAAGAGATCCTGCTCTCCGATCTGCTTGACGGGAAGGGAATCACACGTGAGGAATTAATCGAGATCGGGATACTTGTCGGCACTGACTTCAACAGCGGTGTGAAAGGTGTCGGTGCAAAGACCGCTTTAAAGATCGTAAAATCCGGGAAATTTTATGAGACCTTCGAAGAGAACGAGCCGGAATTCGATCCCGCCCCCGTGAAAGAATTCTTCTTAAACCCTCCCGTGTCGAAGGGTTATTCCCTTTCATGGTCCCACGTGGACCGCGAGGGAGTCGTTTCGTACCTCTGCGGCAGGCATGATTTTTCCGAAGATAGGGTCAACTCCGTTCTTGAAAGGATCGGGGTGAAATCCGGGCAAAAAACTCTTGACAGCTGGTTTTAA
- the cofG gene encoding 7,8-didemethyl-8-hydroxy-5-deazariboflavin synthase subunit CofG, with product MQQREITYSRNVFLPLTNVCRNRCGYCIFRTPVGPDCVMPREEAEGIIGAGAAAGCTEALFTFGEKPEEEIGFSGYIEKTGYSTILDYCYDMCEFSISSGMLPHTNAGILDYNELDVLKEVNASMGLMLETTAEIPAHRNSPGKKPEVRITMMEDAGKLRIPFTTGILVGIGETAADREESFEVIRDLHKRYGHIQEVIVQNFCPKDGTDMKDYPTVGREEFCSAISSAREILPADISVQIPPNLADAQYFIGCGVNDLGGVSPVTIDYVNPEHPWPAIDELKATVGDHVLKERLCIYQRYIDKGWFPERLKCLIEKLNDDIGKRNEQQ from the coding sequence ATGCAGCAGAGGGAGATCACCTACTCGCGCAATGTATTTTTACCCCTGACCAATGTGTGCAGGAACAGGTGCGGCTACTGCATCTTCAGGACTCCCGTAGGGCCGGACTGTGTCATGCCCCGCGAAGAGGCGGAAGGCATAATCGGGGCCGGTGCCGCTGCGGGATGTACAGAGGCCCTTTTTACTTTCGGTGAAAAACCTGAAGAGGAGATCGGTTTTTCCGGATACATCGAAAAAACCGGATATTCTACAATTCTCGATTACTGCTACGACATGTGTGAGTTTTCCATTTCCTCCGGGATGCTGCCGCATACCAATGCGGGGATTCTCGATTACAATGAGCTTGATGTGCTTAAGGAAGTCAACGCTAGCATGGGCCTCATGCTCGAGACGACCGCTGAGATCCCCGCCCACAGGAACTCTCCCGGCAAGAAGCCGGAGGTGAGGATCACGATGATGGAGGATGCGGGGAAGCTCCGGATACCCTTTACGACGGGAATTCTCGTGGGAATCGGCGAGACCGCCGCGGATCGCGAGGAGTCCTTTGAAGTCATCCGTGATCTCCACAAGCGTTATGGGCATATCCAGGAGGTCATCGTCCAGAACTTTTGCCCGAAGGACGGGACCGATATGAAGGACTATCCTACTGTGGGAAGAGAGGAGTTCTGTTCGGCGATATCATCCGCACGGGAGATCCTGCCTGCCGATATATCCGTTCAGATCCCCCCTAACCTTGCGGATGCGCAGTATTTCATCGGGTGCGGTGTCAACGATCTCGGCGGCGTTTCCCCTGTAACGATCGATTATGTCAACCCCGAGCACCCATGGCCCGCAATCGACGAACTGAAGGCTACAGTCGGGGATCACGTGCTGAAAGAGAGGTTGTGCATATACCAGAGGTACATCGATAAAGGCTGGTTTCCGGAGAGGCTTAAGTGCCTTATTGAAAAACTTAATGATGATATCGGAAAGAGAAATGAGCAACAATAA
- the cofC gene encoding 2-phospho-L-lactate guanylyltransferase, with translation MVIAVIPFRPENPKTRLSCVLDQAEREKFALMMLRDVVEKTTLAGCSTILLSTEKYHVDGASTVVKELGLNEALNEFLSETDEPILIIMSDIPLVTLENIESILSVESDCAIVPGRGGGTNTIFIKEPSRFRVDFYGASFLDHMNIAKEAGLSVEVIDTFRMSTDIDEKEDLVEILLHGNGESRRYLESLGFTISVNKGRVGVHRDSHEEAL, from the coding sequence ATGGTTATTGCTGTAATTCCGTTCAGGCCGGAAAATCCGAAGACGAGACTTTCGTGTGTCCTGGATCAGGCGGAGCGTGAGAAGTTCGCCCTGATGATGCTCAGGGACGTCGTCGAAAAGACCACACTTGCAGGCTGCAGCACAATACTGCTATCGACGGAGAAATATCATGTTGACGGAGCGTCCACAGTCGTCAAAGAGCTCGGCTTAAACGAAGCCCTGAACGAATTTCTTTCCGAAACCGATGAACCCATACTGATAATAATGTCGGACATCCCGCTCGTCACTCTTGAAAACATTGAATCAATACTTTCTGTCGAATCGGACTGCGCAATAGTCCCGGGTCGGGGAGGGGGAACGAATACGATATTCATAAAGGAGCCGTCCAGGTTCAGGGTCGATTTTTACGGTGCAAGCTTCCTCGATCACATGAATATTGCAAAGGAGGCAGGTCTCAGCGTCGAGGTGATCGATACGTTCCGCATGTCGACGGATATAGATGAAAAAGAGGACCTTGTCGAGATTCTCCTGCACGGAAACGGGGAGAGCCGCCGGTACCTGGAATCACTCGGTTTTACGATCTCTGTCAATAAGGGCAGGGTTGGAGTTCATCGCGACTCCCATGAAGAGGCACTCTGA
- the purC gene encoding phosphoribosylaminoimidazolesuccinocarboxamide synthase, translating into MAKKELLYEGKAKSVYGTDNPDELIAVFRDDITAFNGEKKDQFSGKGVYNATVSAFFFSMLEEKGIKTHFIGMIDERTMLVSKLKMIPLEVIGRNRAAGSLVKKFPFENGQVLNPPLVVTDYKNDERGDPPICDDIIYALGLLTPEELKEVREMALKINKILFEFFDKLGLVFVDFKIEFGRLGDEIVLGDEISMDSMRLWDKETGESFDKDVYRFGKGDVMSAYGRVVEKIEEWKRQNI; encoded by the coding sequence ATGGCGAAAAAAGAACTGCTTTATGAAGGAAAAGCAAAATCCGTCTACGGGACCGACAATCCGGATGAACTGATTGCCGTATTCAGGGACGACATCACCGCGTTCAACGGTGAAAAGAAGGACCAGTTTTCAGGCAAAGGCGTCTATAATGCAACCGTCTCGGCATTCTTCTTTAGCATGCTCGAGGAGAAGGGAATTAAGACGCATTTTATAGGAATGATCGATGAGAGAACGATGCTGGTCTCGAAACTGAAGATGATCCCCCTTGAGGTCATCGGAAGGAACAGGGCAGCTGGCTCACTCGTGAAAAAATTCCCGTTCGAAAACGGGCAGGTCCTAAATCCGCCGCTGGTCGTTACGGATTACAAGAACGATGAACGCGGAGACCCTCCCATCTGCGACGATATCATATATGCCCTCGGTCTCCTGACACCCGAAGAGCTGAAAGAAGTCCGCGAGATGGCACTGAAGATCAATAAGATACTCTTCGAATTCTTCGACAAACTTGGCCTTGTATTCGTCGACTTCAAGATCGAATTCGGCAGGCTCGGGGACGAGATCGTCCTCGGGGACGAGATCAGCATGGACTCGATGCGTCTCTGGGATAAGGAAACCGGCGAGTCTTTTGACAAGGATGTCTACAGGTTCGGAAAAGGGGATGTCATGTCCGCATACGGTCGTGTCGTCGAAAAGATTGAGGAATGGAAGAGACAAAATATTTAG
- a CDS encoding ferredoxin-thioredoxin reductase catalytic domain-containing protein → MANDEISQEEIEALSGEIEEWAESYADESGYKLNKDEQQKKAVLKGLARNKLKFGERYCPCRIRSGDPEKDKEIICPCIFHKDEVEKDGNCHCNLFFDK, encoded by the coding sequence ATGGCAAACGATGAAATATCACAGGAAGAGATCGAGGCGTTGTCCGGGGAGATCGAGGAGTGGGCGGAGTCTTATGCCGATGAAAGCGGCTATAAGCTGAACAAGGACGAGCAACAGAAAAAGGCGGTTCTTAAAGGACTTGCGAGGAACAAACTGAAGTTCGGTGAGAGGTACTGCCCGTGCAGGATAAGATCCGGCGATCCCGAGAAGGACAAAGAGATTATCTGCCCGTGCATATTCCATAAGGACGAGGTTGAAAAAGACGGCAACTGTCACTGCAACCTCTTCTTTGATAAATAA
- the folP gene encoding dihydropteroate synthase, translated as MRTCNIDKITVGGDNPVRIMGVVNCSPESFFSGSYTRPEGVYEQAALLVEKGADIIDIGARSTAPLSAPISLAEESERMKTALSEFSGSGIPVSVDTMYPEVLETCLKYDISCINDIHGLANEKFAKVAGDSGLPAVLMASYDLPGDPKGFDAICDALNVVLNRARENGIDEIILDPAVGRWTPERTSEDDWEIVRRFDELNAFGYPLLAAVSRKTFIGDLVNAPPEGRLPGTLAVTYSLLETGAAIVRAHDVSDTKDLIRVFEKLNRL; from the coding sequence ATGCGAACCTGTAATATAGATAAAATAACCGTTGGGGGAGACAATCCCGTAAGAATAATGGGTGTTGTCAACTGTAGCCCCGAATCCTTTTTTTCCGGTTCTTATACAAGGCCCGAAGGTGTATATGAACAGGCGGCGCTTCTCGTCGAGAAAGGTGCCGACATAATCGATATCGGTGCGAGAAGCACGGCCCCTCTTTCGGCACCGATCTCCCTGGCAGAAGAGTCGGAGCGGATGAAGACCGCACTCTCGGAATTTTCCGGCAGCGGCATCCCCGTCTCGGTGGATACGATGTATCCTGAAGTGCTTGAGACATGCCTTAAATACGATATAAGCTGCATCAACGACATCCACGGGCTTGCAAACGAGAAGTTCGCAAAGGTTGCCGGGGACTCGGGCCTTCCCGCCGTCCTTATGGCATCATACGATCTGCCCGGCGACCCGAAGGGTTTTGATGCAATATGCGACGCACTTAATGTAGTATTGAACCGGGCCAGGGAAAACGGGATCGACGAGATCATCCTTGACCCGGCAGTGGGACGATGGACACCGGAAAGGACATCCGAGGACGACTGGGAGATCGTCAGGCGTTTTGACGAGCTGAACGCATTCGGCTACCCCCTTCTTGCAGCGGTTTCGAGGAAGACATTTATCGGAGACCTGGTAAATGCCCCTCCCGAAGGAAGACTCCCCGGAACTCTTGCCGTAACCTACAGCCTCCTGGAGACAGGAGCGGCGATCGTCAGGGCTCACGACGTTTCCGATACAAAAGATTTAATCAGAGTATTTGAAAAGTTAAACAGGTTATAA
- the purS gene encoding phosphoribosylformylglycinamidine synthase subunit PurS, translating to MKFSLKITISLKKGMLDPEALAIKHALDNLSFNVESLGTARVFFIEVDESSEDAARQKGQDMCDRLLANPVIHSYEIEVSGV from the coding sequence ATGAAGTTCAGCTTGAAGATTACAATCTCGTTAAAAAAAGGGATGCTCGATCCCGAGGCGCTTGCAATTAAACACGCACTTGACAATCTCAGCTTTAATGTAGAGTCGCTCGGCACGGCAAGGGTGTTCTTTATCGAAGTCGACGAAAGCAGTGAGGATGCTGCAAGGCAGAAGGGGCAGGATATGTGCGATCGCCTCCTTGCAAACCCGGTAATCCACAGCTACGAGATCGAGGTATCAGGGGTTTAA